Proteins found in one Zea mays cultivar B73 chromosome 1, Zm-B73-REFERENCE-NAM-5.0, whole genome shotgun sequence genomic segment:
- the LOC100193721 gene encoding Putative disease resistance protein RGA3: MDDALLSAFLQSLYQVMVYLLKEEQSERHLEEGRKQLVSKLGMIQAALGTAEKKTQLSASEEAFFASLKDVSYQGSEALDEYCYEVQRRKVIRPATRLRNSTVTTVLNPSRAMFRHNMENKFKDFADRIDGIRNIQEMLLDLQAQNGQPCDGGGNERTSLLPPTVVCGRHGDEEKIVEMLLRPDPKPGNVVAVLPIVGEAYIGKTTVAQLVLKAERVAKHFELKLWVHVTHQFSIERIFSSIIESIQCSQFQSHSLNTLHTSLDRLLRGRRYLLVLDDYWNESWEDWDMLKRSFLSGAPGSKIIVTTRSENVAGLVRTLGPHRLQRLEEEDCLSLFSQCAQGTEHHAHVPDDTRLKEEVLRKCRGVPFIAASLGYTIRLRQENDRSKWADILREEKWDSSTSHFNRALRLSYVQLDYHLKPCFAYSSIIPHKFQFEKEWLIRHWMAQGFIPDAGSDDTVEDTGRAYFKSLVSQSFFQIAHVDRTGEEHRYVLSEMMHDLASNVSGADCGCYLMGRQRYSVPVRVRHLTVVFCKDASQDMFQVISCGESLHTLIALGGSKDVDLKIPDDIDKRYTRLRALDLSNFGVTALPRSIGKLKHLRCLQLQGTRIRCLPESICELYNLQTLGLRNCYELEELPHDLKSLCKLRHIDLLMAPDDPRHKVCSLRCMPKDIGLLTNLQTLSRFVVSERSVVHPHRGGIGELADLNDLRGELLISNMHLVKDVQEATQAQLSSKRFLQKLELSWDNQEEATQPSKKILQKLKLSPSSNEIEEAEAIVDRLKAPTSIKELTISGYTGMACPSWLGSAGYADLVTVSLCDFKRCDTLPCLGLLSHLENLHLKGWDSLVSISCREFCGDCFGESGVRRSFRSLKKLHFEGMTRLQRWEGDGDGRCALSSLLELVLENCCMLEQVTHSLPSLAKITVTGSVSFRGLRNFPSLKRVNVDASGDWIWGSWPRLSSPTSITLCNMPTVNFPPRIGQLHTSLQRLEISHCEQLQHIPEDWPPCTLTHFCVRHCPLLRELPEGMQRLQALEDLEIVSCGRLTDLPDMGGLDSLVRLEISDCGSIKSLPNGGLPSSVQVVSINNCPLLANSCINEGSAYRAKVKRVLVWIDGLLLDRFL, from the exons ATGGATGACGCTTTGCTCTCGGCCTTTCTGCAATCCCTTTACCAGGTCATGGTGTACCTTCTGAAGGAGGAGCAGTCTGAACGCCATCTCGAGGAAGGGAGGAAGCAATTAGTCTCTAAGCTGGGCATGATCCAAGCTGCCCTCGGGACCGCCGAGAAGAAGACGCAGCTGTCCGCGTCGGAGGAGGCGTTCTTCGCCAGCCTGAAAGACGTCAGCTACCAAGGGTCGGAGGCGCTGGACGAGTACTGCTACGAGGTCCAGCGCCGCAAGGTGATCCGTCCCGCCACCCGTCTGCGTAACAGCACCGTAACTACCGTCTTGAATCCTTCACGCGCGATGTTTAGGCATAATATGGAGAACAAGTTCAAGGATTTTGCCGACAGGATTGATGGCATCAGAAATATACAAGAGATGCTCCTGGACCTCCAAGCGCAGAATGGTCAGCCATGTGATGGTGGCGGGAACGAGCGGACCTCCTTGCTTCCTCCGACCGTGGTGTGCGGTAGACACGGCGATGAGGAGAAGATCGTAGAGATGCTTCTTCGACCTGACCCGAAGCCCGGCAATGTCGTGGCGGTCTTGCCGATCGTGGGGGAGGCCTACATCGGGAAGACAACCGTGGCTCAGCTGGTCCTCAAGGCCGAGCGTGTGGCGAAGCACTTCGAGCTGAAGCTGTGGGTTCATGTGACACATCAGTTCAGCATAGAAAGGATCTTTTCATCTATCATAGAATCCATACAGTGCTCTCAATTTCAAAGCCATAGCCTCAACACCCTCCACACGAGCCTGGACCGGCTGCTGCGAGGGAGAAGGTACCTCCTCGTCCTGGACGACTACTGGAACGAGAGCTGGGAGGACTGGGACATGCTCAAGCGTTCGTTCCTCAGCGGTGCTCCAGGAAGCAAGATCATAGTGACGACGAGGAGCGAGAATGTTGCTGGGCTTGTTCGTACGTTAGGCCCGCACAGGTTGCAGCGTCTGGAAGAAGAGGACTGCTTGTCATTGTTCAGCCAGTGCGCCCAAGGCACGGAGCATCATGCACATGTCCCAGACGACACAAG ACTGAAGGAAGAAGTTCTACGCAAGTGCAGGGGTGTACCCTTCATAGCAGCAAGCTTGGGATACACCATTAGACTGCGCCAGGAGAACGACAGAAGCAAGTGGGCAGATATTTTGCGGGAGGAGAAATGGGACTCCAGCACCAGCCATTTCAACAGAGCCCTACGGCTGAGCTACGTGCAGCTGGATTACCATCTCAAGCCCTGCTTCGCGTACAGCTCCATCATCCCGCATAAGTTCCAGTTCGAGAAGGAATGGCTCATCAGGCACTGGATGGCTCAGGGCTTCATACCTGACGCCGGCAGCGACGATACAGTCGAGGACACCGGAAGAGCCTACTTCAAGTCTTTAGTCAGCCAGTCCTTCTTCCAGATAGCGCACGTCGACCGCACCGGGGAAGAGCACAGGTACGTCCTGTCAGAGATGATGCACGACCTCGCCTCGAATGTCTCGGGCGCGGACTGCGGATGCTACCTGATGGGACGACAGCGCTACAGCGTTCCAGTGAGAGTCCGGCATTTGACGGTCGTCTTCTGTAAGGATGCGAGCCAAGACATGTTCCAGGTGATCTCCTGTGGCGAGTCCCTGCACACGTTGATAGCTCTGGGTGGTTCCAAGGATGTGGATCTGAAGATCCCTGACGACATCGATAAGAGGTACACAAGGCTACGAGCTTTAGATCTGAGTAACTTTGGTGTGACTGCTCTGCCTAGATCGATAGGGAAGCTGAAGCATCTCCGGTGCCTCCAGCTTCAAGGCACCAGGATCAGATGCTTACCCGAGTCGATCTGTGAGCTGTACAATCTTCAGACGCTGGGGCTCAGGAACTGCTATGAGCTGGAAGAGTTGCCACACGATCTGAAGAGCCTTTGCAAGCTAAGGCACATCGATCTGCTAATGGCTCCTGATGATCCTCGCCACAAAGTCTGCAGCTTGAGATGCATGCCCAAGGATATAGGGTTGCTGACGAACCTTCAAACCCTGTCAAGATTCGTCGTAAGCGAGAGGTCTGTCGTCCACCCTCACAGAGGTGGGATAGGGGAGCTGGCCGATCTGAACGACCTCCGTGGGGAGCTTCTCATTTCAAACATGCATCTCGTTAAGGACGTGCAGGAAGCCACGCAGGCGCAGCTGAGTTCCAAGCGGTTCCTCCAGAAGCTGGAGCTCTCGTGGGACAACCAAGAAGAAGCTACGCAACCTTCCAAGAAGATCCTCCAAAAGCTGAAGCTTTCCCCTAGCAGCAACGAGATTGAAGAAGCCGAGGCAATAGTAGATCGCCTAAAGGCACCCACCAGCATCAAGGAGCTCACCATCTCGGGTTACACCGGCATGGCATGCCCTAGCTGGCTTGGTTCTGCAGGCTACGCGGACCTGGTCACTGTGAGCCTCTGCGATTTCAAGAGGTGTGACACTCTCCCTTGCCTTGGATTACTGTCCCATCTGGAAAATCTCCATCTTAAAGGCTGGGATAGCTTGGTCTCCATCAGTTGCCGTGAGTTTTGCGGTGACTGTTTCGGGGaaagtggagtacgccggagcttCCGATCACTGAAGAAGCTGCATTTTGAGGGGATGACCAGACTGCAGCGTTGGGAAGGGGACGGGGATGGGAGATGCGCTCTGTCTAGTCTTCTCGAGCTTGTTCTTGAGAACTGCTGCATGCTGGAACAAGTGACTCACAGCCTTCCGTCGCTGGCCAAGATCACAGTGACAGGGTCAGTCAGTTTCCGTGGCCTCCGGAATTTCCCATCGCTGAAGCGCGTGAACGTAGACGCTAGTGGCGACTGGATATGGGGATCATGGCCCAGGCTTTCTTCTCCAACATCCATCACCCTCTGCAACATGCCTACAGTGAACTTCCCCCCAAGGATCGGACAGTTGCATACATCTTTGCAGCGCCTGGAGATCAGCCACTGCGAGCAGCTGCAGCACATACCAGAGGACTGGCCACCGTGTACCCTGACTCACTTCTGTGTGAGGCACTGTCCTCTGCTTCGTGAACTGCCAGAGGGCATGCAGCGCCTGCAAGCGTTGGAAGACTTGGAGATCGTTTCTTGTGGGAGGCTTACCGACCTTCCGGACATGGGTGGTCTTGATTCGTTAGTAAGACTCGAGATTTCAGACTGTGGTTCGATTAAGTCCCTGCCAAATGGAGGCTTGCCTAGCTCAGTTCAGGTCGTGAGCATTAACAACTGCCCTCTGCTTGCAAACTCTTGCATCAATGAGGGAAGTGCCTATCGTGCAAAGGTCAAGAGGGTATTAGTATGGATTGATGGGCTTCTGCTTGACCGCTTCTTGTGA